The genomic stretch TTAAAATTCCAATTCAGGAAAGACCAATTTATCTTAAAAAAAATTTCGGAAATTTAAAAGCCAATGTCGTTTATGTCAGAAGAGGATCTTCAACTGCAGAAGCAAGTATCGAAGAAATAAGTAAAATGGGTCTTCCACTTGAAGAAGAATCCAAAAAACCAACATTAAAATTAACATTCTTTGACATACAATCAGAAAAAAGTCTCGGCGACCAGATTTATTTACAAACTAAACCATTTTGTATTCTAGACAATATTCCAGAATATTTTGGAGTAAATGGACTTTATCCAGCATTAGGCATTAACAAAAAGTTTAATAGAAATCTATTTGAGTATTTCAATTTCAAATATAAATATGCAAAATCAAATTTTCTTCTCGAAAATTCTGGAAACATAGAGGCTAAAAATATTAAAATCGAAATTCAGATAGCTGATAGAGATATTGAAATAGTTCAGAACGGAGACGAACCAATTGAACCTGACGAATATAATTCAGATTATATTCGAAAATTACCGCATTTTTCAATTCCGAATGAAATAGAAGTAAAAAAAGGAAACAAAATAATTACTATTCATTCTACTGTTGAATCAATCCATGCTAAAGATAAGATTCAATTAGAAGGCAATATTTACATAAACCCTCAATATAGTCGAGAACTGATTTTAAATTGTAAAATCTATTGCGATAAGATAGAAAAACCTTTTGAACAAAGAATGGAAATCCATTTCCATCATACTTTACAAAATATATTATGGGAAGACTTCAAAAACAAATTCAGTTAATTTTAAACCAATTTCCTAATGAAATGGCCAGCGCATAACAGCGTCTACTCACTGCGCTTCGGCACTTACGGCCTCGCTTGGCCTACGGCACATTCCTCTCCGTCACGCTTCTCGCTACGCAAGAAGACGCGCCGACGCTAACGCCTACTTTGTAGGCTCAGCTACGAGGAACGTCGAGTAGACTAGTTCGTTATGCGTAATTGCTGCAAAACATTGCTTTTATCAAAAAATACCAAAATTTCCAAAAAATTCAAAGAATAGGAGATGAAAAATAGTTTGATTTTTGAATTTCGATAACATACGTTTTTATATAACAATCATGAAATCTTTAAGCTTCCAAGTTCCCGATCAAATAGATCTAAATGAATATGATTTTAAAATGGCAATGGCTGTTAAGTTGTATGAAACGGGTAAAATATCTATAGGGCAAGCTGCCGATATTGTCAATCTTTCGAAATCATCCTTAATTGATGTGATGAAGAATTATGGTTCTTCTATTCTATTTGGATATTCTACAGATGATCTTAAAAATGATTTAGAGAATGCCTGACGTAATTTCAAATACAAGTTGCTTAATTCTTCTTTCAAAAATACAACAACTTGATCTTTTAAAAAGTTTATACAATTCTATTATAATAACTGATACAGTAAAAACTGAATTCGGTGAAAATATACCAAACTTTATAAAAATCAAAAACCCTAACCAAGAATTTTCGGTTAAATCTCTTGAACAAATTTTAGATAGTGGAGAAGCATCTACTATTGCTCTAGCACTAGAAACAAAAAACTCTCTAGTTATCTTGGATGATTTAAAAGCTAGAAAAATTGCAAAAAATCTCGGACTAAAAATAACTGGGACCCTTGGAATTTTAGCGAAAGCAAAAAAACTAGGAATAATAGATGATTTAGAAAAACAG from Leptospira montravelensis encodes the following:
- a CDS encoding UPF0175 family protein; translation: MKSLSFQVPDQIDLNEYDFKMAMAVKLYETGKISIGQAADIVNLSKSSLIDVMKNYGSSILFGYSTDDLKNDLENA
- a CDS encoding helix-turn-helix domain-containing protein, producing the protein MNDNIFQQFLYLSEGDSLDFKRDQYKISKSTDYEKSEFIKDILSMANSWRKTEAYIILGILEKSNKPNELIGLNEHIDDATFQQLLNSKTNRTCHFSYQAYSFQGNTFGIFKIPIQERPIYLKKNFGNLKANVVYVRRGSSTAEASIEEISKMGLPLEEESKKPTLKLTFFDIQSEKSLGDQIYLQTKPFCILDNIPEYFGVNGLYPALGINKKFNRNLFEYFNFKYKYAKSNFLLENSGNIEAKNIKIEIQIADRDIEIVQNGDEPIEPDEYNSDYIRKLPHFSIPNEIEVKKGNKIITIHSTVESIHAKDKIQLEGNIYINPQYSRELILNCKIYCDKIEKPFEQRMEIHFHHTLQNILWEDFKNKFS
- a CDS encoding DUF3368 domain-containing protein, coding for MPDVISNTSCLILLSKIQQLDLLKSLYNSIIITDTVKTEFGENIPNFIKIKNPNQEFSVKSLEQILDSGEASTIALALETKNSLVILDDLKARKIAKNLGLKITGTLGILAKAKKLGIIDDLEKQINELQRKGIWISESVINEIRRIDKSTN